A single Anopheles funestus chromosome 2RL, idAnoFuneDA-416_04, whole genome shotgun sequence DNA region contains:
- the LOC125765130 gene encoding DNA excision repair protein ERCC-1: MDDDDELFASLDIPPAAKHSAVSETKATPNEPTPSTSGVTGKAETTVVVAKVNKGHCILVNPKQRGNPLLKAIQNIPWEYDDIVPDYVVGASACVLFLSLRYHNLNPDYIHARLKQLGKMYELRVLLVQIDISEPQNALKHLTRICLLADLTLMLAWNADEAGRIVEKYKLFENRPADWIMEKAEKYPHEKLVRALTTIKPVNQTDAMILLQNYGTLGKLINTTEEKLSMCSGLGPRKVKKLHKTFSENFRKQ; the protein is encoded by the coding sequence atggacgacgacgatgaacTGTTTGCGAGTCTAGATATACCACCGGCAGCAAAACACTCCGCCGTGAGTGAAACCAAAGCAACGCCTAATGAACCTACACCGTCCACCAGTGGTGTAACCGGTAAAGCCGAAACAACCGTCGTTGTGGCAAAGGTAAACAAAGGCCACTGCATCCTGGTAAATCCAAAGCAGCGTGGCAATCCGTTGCTAAAAGCCATCCAAAACATTCCCTGGGAGTATGATGACATCGTGCCGGACTATGTGGTCGGCGCAAGTGCATGCGTTCTGTTTCTTTCGCTGCGCTATCACAACCTAAACCCCGACTACATCCACGCGCGTTTAAAGCAGTTAGGGAAAATGTACGAACTGCGTGTACTGCTGGTGCAGATCGATATTTCTGAACCGCAAAATGCGTTAAAACATCTCACCCGCATCTGTTTGCTGGCCGATCTGACGCTGATGCTCGCGTGGAACGCCGACGAAGCTGGACGGATAGTGGAGAAGTACAAGCTGTTTGAAAACCGACCGGCGGACTGGATCATGGAAAAGGCAGAGAAGTATCCGCATGAGAAGCTGGTGCGGGCACTTACCACCATTAAACCGGTCAACCAGACGGACGCGATGATACTGTTGCAGAACTATGGTACGCTGGGAAAACTGATCAATACCACCGAAGAGAAACTAAGCATGTGTTCCGGGTTAGGGCCAAGAAAGGtgaaaaaattgcacaaaacttTTAGTGAAAACTTTCGTAAACAGTAA